A genome region from Triticum aestivum cultivar Chinese Spring chromosome 2B, IWGSC CS RefSeq v2.1, whole genome shotgun sequence includes the following:
- the LOC123044189 gene encoding probable calcium-binding protein CML13 → MSTMKGQTRRERPRTRPHGLTQQKRQEIKEAFDLFDTDNSGTIDAKELNVAMRALGFEMTEEQINQMIADVDKDGSGSIDYEEFEHMMTAKIGERDTKEELTKAFRIIDQDKNGKISDVDIQRIAKELGENFTLQEIQEMVQEADQNGDGEIDFGEFARMMKKTSYGY, encoded by the exons ATG TCTACAATGAAGGGGCAGACAAGGAGGGAGAGGCCTAGAACTCGTCCTCATGGCCTCACGCAACAGAAGAGGCAGGAAATAAAGGAAGCGTTTGATCTTTTTGACACCGATAACTCAG GAACCATCGATGCCAAGGAGCTGAATGTTGCGATGAG AGCCTTGGGATTTGAGATGACAGAAGAG CAAATCAATCAGATGATTGCTGATGTTGACAAAGATGGCAGTGGATCGATAGATTATGAGGAGTTTGAGCACATGATGACTGCCAAGATTGGGGAGAGGGATACTAAAGAAGAGCTTACAAAAGCGTTCCGCATCATTGACCAAGATAAAAAT GGGAAGATTTCAGATGTTGATATTCAGCGTATTGCCAAGGAGTTGGGTGAAAACTTCACTCTCCAAGAGATCCAAGAAATGGTTCAAGAGGCAGATCAAAATG GTGATGGTGAGATAGATTTTGGCGAGTTtgccaggatgatgaagaagaCCAGTTATGGCTACTAG